In Zingiber officinale cultivar Zhangliang chromosome 8B, Zo_v1.1, whole genome shotgun sequence, a single genomic region encodes these proteins:
- the LOC122015771 gene encoding DDB1- and CUL4-associated factor 8-like, with amino-acid sequence MVILGKRQRSSDCGILDLYRREVGLLSSRAFSQRARASKDLVLYLGLDRKLNKHNGCVNTVSLNENGSILVSGSDDQMVILWDWEVGTVRTCFHSGHKNNVFEAHIMPCTDDQTIVTSAADGEVRLAHLREGGQVTTELLAEHDGAIHKVAFEPRNPHVLYSAGEDGLVQHFDLRSKNSTKLFICRSFRRRTTYTSFVSLMTISLDPRNPNCLAVAGADDYARVYDIRKYKWDGSTNYGLPCENFCPPHLIHHTQGITGLSFSDSSELLVSYMNEYIYLFQKDQGLGSNPVSWLSDSYPDDNSNSVPISTSNLSQGIKVYKGHRNRKTVKGVNFYGPNCDYVVSGSDCGRIFIWRKKDGVLLRAMEGDKHVVNCIVSHPHTTMLASSGIEKDIKIWVPNTMEPFKPANLDKKDNDDNDDEDDDDDEDDEGKDLEDDDDDDSYDSDFSDCDDDTEEDVFGDNISSDDADLDYYVHFNNSP; translated from the exons GATCTTGTTCTGTATTTGGGACTTGACAGAAAGCTTAACAAGCATAATGGCTGTGTAAATACGGTGAGCTTGAATGAGAATGGGAGCATTCTTGTATCAGGATCAGATGATCAAATGGTAATACTGTGGGATTGGGAGGTTGGTACTGTAAGGACTTGCTTCCACTCTGGTCATAAAAACAATGTTTTCGAAGCACACATCATGCCTTGTACGGATGATCAGACAATTGTTACATCTGCTGCAGATGGTGAG GTAAGGCTTGCCCATTTGCGAGAAGGTGGTCAGGTAACTACAGAATTGCTAGCTGAACATGATGGTGCAATCCATAAGGTTGCTTTTGAACCTAGAAATCCCCATGTTCTTTATAGCGCTGGTGAAGATGGTCTAGTTCAGCAT TTTGATCTTAGATCCAAAAATTCAACAAAGCTCTTCATATGCAGATCGTTTAGGAGAAGAACAACTTATACATCATTTGTCAGTCTCATGACTATTTCATTAGACCCAAGAAATCCAAACTGTCTTGCAGTTGCTGGTGCTGATGACTATGCTCGGGTGTATGACATTCGCAAGTACAAATGGGATGGATCAACTAATTATGGTCTTCCATGTGAAAACTTTTGTCCTCCACATCTGATTCATCACACACAAGGGATAACAGGATTGTCTTTCTCTGATTCAAGTGAGCTGCTGGTCTCTTATATGAATGAATATATCTATCTCTTTCAAAAAGATCAAGGTCTGGGTTCAAATCCTGTCTCCTGGCTTTCTGATAGCTATCCAGATGATAACTCCAATTCAGTTCCAATATCTACATCCAACTTGAGCCAAGGGATTAAGGTGTATAAAGGACATCGTAACAGAAAGACTGTGAAGGGTGTGAATTTCTATGGACCTAATTGCGACTATGTAGTTAGTGGATCCGACTGTGGTCGCATATTTATTTGGAGAAAGAAAGATGGGGTACTTTTACGTGCTATGGAAGGAGATAAACATGTGGTGAACTGTATTGTATCTCACCCTCATACCACCATGCTTGCAAGTTCTGGAATTGAGAAAGACATAAAGATCTGGGTTCCTAACACAATGGAACCTTTCAAACCAGCAAATCTAGATAAG AAAGACAATGATGACAATGACGACgaggacgacgacgatgacgAGGATGATGAAGGCAAAGATCTGGAAGATGATGACGACGACGACTCTTATGATTCTGATTTCAGTGATTGTGATGATGACACTGAGGAAGATGTCTTTGGCGATAATATTAGTTCCGATGATGCTGACCTGGACTACTATGTTCATTTCAACAATTCGCCGTAA
- the LOC122015654 gene encoding plastocyanin-like, translating to MASLTSAAATAPSFAGLKVAARSGGGGGGRRTTQPMVVRASLRDAAGLAVVATAASAMVAASNAMAFDVLLGSDTGELAFVPNSFSVASGETIVFKNNAAFPHNVVFDEDEIPKGVDAGGISMAEEDLLNAPGETYSVTLKEKGSYSFYCSPHQGAGMVGKVTVN from the coding sequence ATGGCCAGCCTCACCTCTGCAGCAGCTACGGCCCCTTCCTTCGCCGGGCTCAAGGTCGCCGCCcgaagcggcggcggcggcggcggcaggaGAACGACCCAGCCGATGGTGGTCCGGGCGTCGCTGAGGGATGCCGCGGGCTTGGCGGTGGTCGCGACGGCGGCGAGCGCGATGGTGGCGGCGAGCAACGCGATGGCCTTCGACGTGCTGCTGGGTTCCGACACCGGAGAGCTGGCGTTCGTGCCCAACAGCTTCTCGGTGGCGTCGGGGGAGACGATCGTGTTCAAGAACAACGCGGCGTTCCCGCACAACGTCGTGTTCGACGAGGACGAGATCCCGAAGGGGGTCGACGCCGGGGGCATCTCAATGGCGGAGGAAGACCTGCTCAACGCGCCGGGGGAGACCTACTCCGTCACCTTGAAGGAGAAAGGCTCCTACAGCTTCTACTGCTCTCCCCACCAGGGCGCCGGCATGGTCGGAAAAGTCACCGTCAATTAG